One Antennarius striatus isolate MH-2024 chromosome 17, ASM4005453v1, whole genome shotgun sequence genomic window carries:
- the si:ch211-266o15.1 gene encoding zinc finger MYM-type protein 4 isoform X6 has product MADSEEFRLKRLKHEERLSRVFDEVMGLGDFAESSQGSAASSKSGGHDDTKGTDKLSGQGEHQQVDEESSGSRQEEKMEEGTGEASFPLISSTSSDQHSLFTTETNEGGPGRGTGRSGGAAFDDAVDGLEDDEDWHFALPMGSLEDANIGETSGKENQPGPGDKGPQCDAFTCPPREEEEQEREVSCGSSNTSHSSREHTPDNSQGGVLNQAEETEDSQEGEKSEAAPISPINIKDEPIDEGYDAALLPQSSIRQIKEELEHQEEELRISSVFSVGGGNTFAAPTMPAAVPVAPPATIFIPSRGAVLQTVAPFPVRPPPFPIQSALPALTQVPPRPPPPPVPGSVRCSGCCKVLLKGQTAFQRKGSTQLFCSTVCLTGHLPPAKNRSCFQCNREIVQPRDMVTIPAEDNSYMYFCGQFCLSVFRHKKKQIDKLPDKWTDKRQERKPEKPYEKPAERLAEKPVCSVCKVSNRLIEHEVTHQGRLHRLCSNACFLTWRKMRQLAMNCCEGCGLYCSSSSGSCQTLTIDRSQLNFCSPTCIGTYKQTCRKMVECAHCHKMTLVSSTVMERDQKGKVQLYCTPDCVEQSRPGHHILSGTAFPCSHCKLSAVPQYHLAMVDGTIRNFCSLDCVTMFRKSAHSSQPDLINGALTFRESSPKDAPRPGPFAGASSVPPIPQNYPSSVPYQGHHPSHTSVPPLVPPCSAMSSPSTPGQAPLKAPGGQLLKAAEARPVSSSRLTCHLCNKQFSMKPVLFSHQGRISMFCSRVCCENYKTQKNVLVVCEFCKQEKILFDTINYNQQDLLFCSENCKVLFRHELTRRNKDHAWRPCTYCSGSSQKMLHSHYGGRMEEFCRPHCMSQYTVLYYGMGRCDGCRKQGYLTEKLQCLGSVRNFCNLLCLIHYCCLHFEMSQHSSSNGTGTAPQTPYGNALLQPNHSSKMNPVIADVVSLASGSAAQPSVSADTALTGALPTSSIDGKNLDHASTQTDAMRVPVSRKRQMKNKSVLCRPFTMDQESFCQLSEPSTEPAARSPVRSSAEEKVKVVMVPVPVPVFIPVPMKMYSHHTPVPFTVPLAVPVPLVIPPQNKDMKDVVVQSECLAEEKEIQTNELMSSAGEEHSPQCGGVKTDEVTPNVHEQETQEAAPVAPPLPVSPESTDPPHVDAQSEQSTTWSDPPPTSMEQLPSSSVMDLETDIPPGDQSDPLKKFPQRGVKRPREGFPGRKRGRGRGTPSSRSAVGIPDPPKVNHLYGVTAWRSWVQQRNKELNEVDIKEDILQCDSAELSFALSRFIREVRRPSGEPYSPDSIFYLCLGIQQHLFMKGRIENIFTDSLYSQFATEISGMLQLWEPMLPTGGVVPSRVVESYLWECKQLGAYSPIVLLNTLLFFCTKNFHFTTLAQHQRLSFSNFTRCSKPCKGVGTVHYLRYRSSTAEPHETVLSVLTSERLRKRPDAERDLEMRENIKNPLHCPVRLYEFYLSRCQESVRERTDVFYLQPEQDVHTHSSHWFTSQPLEDATLQSMLTRILAVREVHHRRGTGRRRCSAPTDDTGLQ; this is encoded by the exons ATGGCGGATTCAGAGGAATTCAGACTGAAAAGATTAAAG CACGAGGAGCGTCTGTCCAGAGTATTTGATGAGGTGATGGGACTTGGAGACTTTGCTGAATCTTCTCAAGGCTCTGCAGCCTCTTCCAAAAGCGGTGGCCATGACGACACAAAGGGAACAGACAAACTGTCAGGCCAAGGGGAACACCAACAGGTGGATGAAGAAAGCAGTGGCAGcagacaagaagaaaagatgGAAGAGGGAACTGGAGAAGCAtcctttcctctcatttcttccacttcctctgaCCAACATTCCTTGTTTACTACGGAAACCAATGAAGGAGGACCAGGAAGAGGAACGGGACGAAGTGGAGGGGCAGCATTTGATGATGCAGTAGATGGCctggaagatgatgaagactgGCACTTTGCCCTGCCGATGGGCAGCCTAGAGGACGCTAATATAGGTGAAACAAGTGGGAAAGAAAACCAACCAGGACCGGGGGACAAAGGACCTCAGTGCGATGCATTTACCTGTCCGccgagagaggaggaggagcaagaAAGGGAAGTGAGCTGCGGATCTAGTAACACCTCTCACTCCTCCCgggaacacacacctgacaacagCCAAG GGGGGGTCCTGAACCAGGCggaggagacagaagacagCCAGGAGGGAGAG AAGTCAGAAGCTGCTCCGATTTCTCCGATCAATATTAAAGATGAACCCATCGACGAGGGCTACGACGCAGCTCTACTGCCTCAGAGCTCCATCAGACAGATAAAAGAAGAGCTGGAGCATCAAGAG GAAGAGTTAAGGATCAGCTCTGTGTTCTCTGTAGGTGGAGGAAATACCTTTGCAGCCCCAACCA TGCCAGCAGCAGTCCCCGTCGCCCCCCCAGCCACCATTTTTATACCAAGTAGAGGTGCAGTCCTGCAAACCGTGGCTCCCTTCCCCGTCAGACCGCCTCCGTTTCCAATCCAAAGTGCACTGCCGGCTCTGACACAAGTCCCCCCAcgcccacctccaccccccgtACCTGGTAGTGTTCGCTGCAGCGGCTGCTGTAAG GTTCTGTTGAAAGGCCAAACAGCATTCCAAAGAAAAGGTTCTACTCAGCTGTTCTGCTCCACCGTGTGTCTGACCGGCCACCtgcccccagccaagaaccgaTCGTGTTTCCAGTGCAACAG gGAGATCGTTCAGCCGAGGGACATGGTCACGATTCCAGCAGAGGACAACAGCTACATGTACTTCTGCGGCCagttctgtctgtccgtcttcagacacaagaagaaacaaatcGATAAGCTTCCTGATAAATGGACTGACAAACGACAAGAAAGGAAGCCTGAGAAACCGTATGAGAAACCAGCAGAGCGACTGGCGGAGAAACCCGTTTGTAGTGTTTGTAAAGTCTCCAACagg CTGATTGAGCATGAAGTCACCCATCAAGGCCGTCTGCACAGACTTTGTAGTAACGCCTGTTTTCTCACGTGGAGGAAGATGCGTCAGTTGGCCATGAACTGCTGTGAAGGATGTGGGCtttactgcagcagcagctctggctCCTGTCAGACGCTCACCATCGACCGGTCTCAGCTCAACTTCTGCAGTCCCACCTGTATCGGCACCTACAAACAG ACCTGCAGAAAGATGGTCGAGTGTGCCCACTGCCACAAGATGACTCTAGTGTCCTCCACCGTCATGGAGCGAGATCAGAAGGGCAAAGTTCAGCTGTACTGTACGCCCGACTGTGTGGAGCAGAGCCGACCGGGACATCACATCCTCAGTG GTACTGCGTTCCCCTGCAGCCACTGCAAGCTGTCGGCCGTTCCTCAGTACCATCTGGCCATGGTGGATGGAACCATCCGGAACTTCTGCTCCCTTGACTGTGTTACCATGTTCAGG AAGTCTGCTCACAGCTCTCAGCCCGACCTGATCAACGGAGCCCTGACTTTCAGGGAATCCTCCCCCAAAGACGCCCCCAGACCGGGTCCTTTTGCCGGAGCCAGCTCCGTTCCCCCCATCCCTCAGAACTATCCATCTTCAGTCCCCTACCAGGGTCACCACCCCAGTCACACCTCAGTGCCCCCGCTGGTGCCTCCCTGCTCAGCCATgtcctccccctccaccccagGGCAAGCCCCTCTCAAAGCCCCCGGTGGTCAGCTGCTGAAAGCAGCAGAGGCCCGCCCCGTCAGCTCTTCCAGACTGACTTGTCACCTGTGCAACAAACAGTTCAGCATGAAGCCGGTGCTGTTCAGTCACCAG GGTCGTATTTCCATGTTCTGCAGCAGAGTCTGTTGTGAGAACTACAAAACCCAGAAGAACGTGCTGGTGGTGTGTGAGTTCTGCAAACAGGAGAAAATCCTCTTTGATACCATCAACTACAACCAGCAGGACCTCCTCTTCTGTAGTGAGA ACTGTAAGGTTCTCTTCAGACACGAGCTGACGAGACGGAACAAGGATCACGCCTGGCGCCCCTGCACCTACTGCTCTGGGAGCAGCCAGAAGATGCTGCACAGTCACTATGGAGGCAGAATGGAGGAGTTTTGTCGGCCTCACTGCATGTCCCAGTACACCGTACTCTACTACGGG ATGGGCCGGTGTGACGGCTGTCGGAAGCAGGGCTACTTGACGGAGAAGCTGCAGTGTTTGGGTTCCGTCCGTAACTTCTGCAACCTGCTCTGCCTGATACATTACTGCTGCCTGCATTTCGAGATGAGCCAGCATAGCAGCAGTAACGGTACTGGGACGGCCCCACAAACACCATACGGTAACG CTCTGCTGCAGCCCAACCACTCGTCTAAGATGAACCCCGTCATCGCTGACGTGGTGTCGCTGGCCAGCGGTTCAGCCGCTCAGCCCAGCGTGTCTGCAGACACTGCTCTGACCg GAGCACTGCCGACGTCCAGCATTGACGGCAAGAACCTAGACCAT GCCAGTACTCAAACCGATGCCATGCGAGTGCCTGTGTCGCGTAAACGCCAAATGAAGAACAAGTCGGTTCTGTGTCGTCCCTTCACGATGGATCAGGAGAGCTTTTGCCAGCTGTCGGAACCTTCCACAGAACCAGCAG CTCGTTCTCCAGTTCGTTCCTCAGCAGAGGAGAAGGTGAAGGTTGTAATGGTGCCTGTCCCAGTTCCAGTCTTCATCCCAGTGCCTATGAAGATGTACTCCCACCACACACCCGTCCCCTTCACCGTCCCCTTAGCT gTGCCAGTGCCCCTCGTGATACCACCACAGAACAAAGATATGAAAGATGTGGTTGTCCAATCAGAGTGTTTGGCTGAAGAGAAGGAAATACAGACGAATGAGCTCATGTCAAGTGCCGGTGAGG AACACAGTCCTCAGTGTGGGGGTGTGAAGACGGATGAGGTCACCCCCAATGTCCATGAACAGGAGACGCAAGAAGCAGCACCAGTTGCGCCGCCACTTCCTGTGAGCCCAGAGTCCACGGACCCCCCCCATGTGGACGcccaatcagagcagagcacGACGTGGAGTGATCCACCACCCACCAGCATGGAGCAGCTGCCCTCCTCCTCAGTGATGGACCTGGAGACCGATATCCCACCTGGTGACCAATCAGATCCGTTGAAAA aatTTCCGCAGCGAGGAGTAAAGAGACCGAGAGAAGGTTTCCCAGGCCGGAAACGG GGCCGGGGGCGGGGTACTCCATCCAGCAGGAGTGCAGTGGGGATTCCAGACCCCCCCAAAGTGAACCACCTCTACGGGGTCACAGCCTGGAGGAGCTGGGTCCAACAACGGAACAAAGAACTGAACGAAG TCGATATAAAGGAGGACATCCTTCAGTGTGACTCTGCTGAGCTGAGCTTTGCTCTGTCTCGCTTCATCAGGGAAGTGAGGCGTCCCAGCGGAGAGCCCTACAGTCCAGACAGCATCTTCTACCTGTGTTTGGGGATacagcag CACCTTTTCATGAAGGGACGCATAGAGAACATCTTCACTGATTCGCTGTACAGTCAGTTTGCAACAGAGATCTCTGGGATGCTGCAACTCTGGGAACCGATGCTGCCCACCG GCGGCGTCGTTCCCTCCCGCGTCGTGGAGTCCTACCTGTGGGAGTGCAAGCAGCTCGGCGCCTACTCCCCAATAGTCCTGCTCAACACGCTGCTTTTCTTCTGCACCAAGAACTTTCACTTCACCACGCTCGCACAACACCAACGCCTCTCCTTCAGCAACTTCACCCGATGCTCCAAACCCTGTAAAGGAGTCGGCACGGTTCACTACCTCCGATACCGCAGCAGCACCGCCGAGCCGCACGAAACCG ttttgtctgttttgacCTCAGAGCGATTAAGAAAAAGGCCGGACGCAGAGAGAGACCTGGAGATGCGCGAAAACATCAAAAACCCTCTGCACTGTCCCGTCCGACTCTACGAGTTCTACCTCTCTAGATG CCAAGAATCGGTGAGGGAGAGAACGGACGTGTTTTACCTTCAGCCGGAACAGGACGTCCACACGCACAG CTCCCATTGGTTCACCTCTCAGCCGTTAGAGGATGCCACCCTGCAGAGCATGCTCACGCGCATCCTGGCCGTGCGAGAGGTTCACCACAGACGGGGAACAGGGCGACGCCGGTGCTCAGCCCCCACCGATGACACCGGGTTACAGTGA